In one Cellulomonas sp. JZ18 genomic region, the following are encoded:
- a CDS encoding putative Ig domain-containing protein: protein MPISRPGRLTAALLTAVLALSGAAVALPATAAEPAGFTVDDFAGRSMGTRTPAAGDMWTCEPSQGSSVTVTPGRMRVEAGVDGCVTANTWVDWDAPAPVDLTAGGTLDRILLKYEDVHPQVEGNPIAFSVTVWDADGRQSAGSGLSRPAQPDFLTVRYRPAYEGDAAWLRPVGAGADLTRVTRLRLGVAGTLHRTPVSVTFTSLGFESGEPAYEAPTVPADPLVFRPAAGPQTQALTVTGFPEPDVSVSGGPAWLTSAAVKGDRSTRVTFTGDPGTAYADTTVRVRATVANSLVAERDVRVVVPSPVTFAPAAGPVTVPVGVAADTTLGTVSSVPVAAVAGATGTPAGTRVVLTDGRVALTGTPTAPGEHTVRVTLDTGFESRTVEVPVLVTAPPAVAEVPAQAWPRGEPVALDVQVTGVPAPTVAVAGLPAGVTAAPTSDGVRIAGTPTVDGASTVRVTATSTAGTAERTLDVVVGSAPVLTLPTDVTGEAGAPLDVPLGVSASPDAVVTATGLPEGWSVTGTGATRTLSGTAPRTAAGTGLATVTARNAFGETTGELPWTLTAAPALTGAADLTWHVGTYAQHVLEADGFPAPRVTVAGADGGPLALPAGLRVEVRGQQVVLSGTPTAAGSAVVRVTAAGTRTVTHDVTVRALLSPVFPDAAPVLVAPTGTRTAWVLDVEGHEAPALTVDPALPGWLTFDAATRTFTATPAATDAGEHGPFTVTARNAAGEATATLTVRATRPAAVTGPGSSVPVVRDAPADGTVLGRVAGFPLPAVTADNLPTGLSVVLDADGTVRLTGTPVAGEGPRTVTLRADNGLGAPATAAVTLVLRAHARVDAPASVQVAAGEQAHVPLTLGGYPAPVVTATGLPAGLRVAEDGTALVGTPGTPGVAEVELRADNGVGAVATARLRVEVATAPQLVGTPARLVLHAGLGETIALGTVAGSPSPAVTADGLPAGLTLVQDGADLRLVGATGATGEAEVTLTAANGPAHPAATRTLQLTVVAPAAVSAPTEVVARLGEPLTPVPVTVSGYPRPSCSSRGSPRASGSRSTARPSRSSAHPRWRAGTPSWSPP, encoded by the coding sequence GTGCCCATCTCCCGCCCCGGCCGCCTGACCGCGGCCCTCCTGACCGCCGTCCTCGCGCTCAGCGGCGCCGCGGTCGCGCTGCCCGCGACCGCGGCCGAGCCGGCCGGGTTCACCGTCGACGACTTCGCGGGGCGCAGCATGGGCACCCGCACACCGGCCGCGGGCGACATGTGGACGTGCGAGCCGTCGCAGGGCTCGAGCGTCACCGTGACGCCCGGGCGCATGCGGGTCGAGGCAGGCGTCGACGGCTGCGTGACCGCGAACACGTGGGTCGACTGGGACGCCCCGGCCCCGGTCGACCTCACGGCGGGCGGCACCCTCGACCGGATCCTGCTCAAGTACGAGGACGTGCACCCCCAGGTCGAGGGCAACCCGATCGCGTTCTCGGTCACGGTCTGGGACGCCGACGGGCGGCAGAGCGCGGGCAGCGGCCTCAGCCGGCCCGCGCAGCCCGACTTCCTCACCGTCCGCTACCGGCCGGCGTACGAGGGGGACGCCGCGTGGCTGCGCCCGGTCGGCGCCGGCGCCGACCTGACCCGCGTGACCCGCCTGCGGCTGGGCGTCGCCGGGACGCTGCACCGGACCCCCGTGTCGGTGACCTTCACGAGCCTCGGGTTCGAGTCCGGTGAGCCCGCCTACGAGGCCCCGACGGTGCCGGCGGACCCGCTCGTCTTCCGGCCGGCGGCCGGTCCGCAGACGCAGGCCCTGACGGTGACCGGCTTCCCCGAGCCCGACGTGAGCGTGAGCGGTGGCCCGGCGTGGCTGACGTCGGCAGCCGTCAAGGGCGACCGCAGCACCCGCGTGACGTTCACGGGCGACCCCGGCACCGCGTACGCGGACACCACGGTGCGGGTGCGCGCCACCGTCGCGAACAGCCTCGTCGCCGAGCGGGACGTGCGCGTCGTCGTCCCGTCGCCCGTGACGTTCGCACCGGCCGCAGGTCCGGTGACCGTACCGGTCGGGGTCGCGGCGGACACGACGCTCGGCACGGTGAGCTCCGTGCCGGTGGCGGCCGTCGCCGGTGCCACCGGCACGCCCGCCGGGACCCGCGTCGTGCTCACCGACGGGCGCGTCGCGCTGACGGGCACGCCGACGGCGCCGGGCGAGCACACCGTGCGGGTCACGCTCGACACCGGCTTCGAGAGCCGCACCGTCGAGGTGCCGGTCCTCGTGACCGCTCCCCCGGCGGTGGCCGAGGTGCCCGCGCAGGCGTGGCCGCGCGGCGAGCCCGTCGCGCTCGACGTGCAGGTCACCGGCGTCCCCGCGCCCACGGTGGCGGTCGCGGGCCTGCCGGCCGGCGTCACGGCGGCGCCCACGTCCGACGGCGTGCGGATCGCCGGCACGCCGACCGTCGACGGCGCGTCGACCGTGCGGGTCACCGCGACCAGCACCGCCGGCACCGCCGAGCGGACGCTCGACGTCGTCGTCGGCTCCGCCCCGGTCCTCACCCTCCCCACGGACGTCACCGGCGAGGCGGGCGCGCCCCTGGACGTGCCGCTCGGGGTCTCCGCGTCCCCCGACGCCGTCGTCACGGCCACCGGCCTGCCCGAGGGCTGGTCGGTCACGGGCACGGGCGCGACCCGGACGCTGTCCGGCACGGCGCCGCGCACCGCCGCCGGCACCGGCCTCGCCACGGTGACGGCACGGAACGCGTTCGGCGAGACGACCGGCGAGCTGCCCTGGACCCTCACCGCCGCCCCGGCGCTGACCGGGGCGGCGGACCTCACCTGGCACGTCGGCACGTACGCCCAGCACGTGCTGGAGGCGGACGGCTTCCCGGCGCCGCGTGTCACGGTCGCCGGCGCCGACGGCGGCCCGCTCGCCCTGCCCGCGGGGCTGCGGGTCGAGGTGCGCGGGCAGCAGGTGGTCCTGTCCGGCACCCCGACGGCCGCCGGCTCGGCCGTCGTCCGGGTGACGGCCGCCGGTACGCGGACCGTCACCCACGACGTCACCGTGCGTGCGCTGCTCTCGCCGGTCTTCCCCGACGCGGCGCCCGTGCTCGTCGCGCCGACCGGGACGCGCACCGCCTGGGTCCTCGACGTCGAGGGCCACGAGGCCCCTGCGCTGACGGTGGACCCCGCCCTGCCGGGCTGGCTCACGTTCGACGCCGCGACGCGCACGTTCACCGCCACGCCCGCCGCGACCGACGCCGGCGAGCACGGTCCCTTCACCGTCACCGCGCGCAACGCAGCCGGTGAGGCGACGGCCACGCTCACCGTGCGGGCCACCCGCCCCGCCGCCGTCACCGGTCCCGGCTCGTCCGTCCCGGTGGTCCGCGACGCCCCCGCGGACGGCACCGTCCTGGGCCGGGTCGCGGGCTTCCCGCTGCCCGCGGTCACCGCCGACAACCTCCCGACCGGGCTGTCGGTCGTGCTCGACGCCGACGGCACCGTGCGGCTGACCGGCACCCCGGTGGCCGGCGAGGGGCCGCGCACGGTGACCCTGCGCGCGGACAACGGGCTCGGGGCGCCCGCCACCGCGGCCGTGACGCTCGTGCTGCGTGCGCACGCACGTGTCGACGCACCGGCGTCCGTGCAGGTCGCGGCCGGGGAGCAGGCGCACGTCCCGCTCACCCTCGGCGGCTACCCCGCGCCGGTCGTGACGGCGACCGGGCTGCCGGCGGGCCTGCGCGTGGCCGAGGACGGCACCGCGCTCGTCGGCACACCGGGCACGCCCGGCGTCGCCGAGGTGGAGCTCCGCGCGGACAACGGCGTCGGCGCGGTGGCGACCGCACGCCTGCGCGTCGAGGTCGCCACCGCGCCGCAGCTCGTCGGCACGCCGGCCCGGCTCGTCCTGCACGCCGGTCTCGGGGAGACGATCGCGCTCGGCACGGTGGCGGGCTCGCCGTCGCCGGCCGTGACCGCCGACGGCCTGCCCGCCGGCCTCACCCTCGTGCAGGACGGGGCGGACCTGCGCCTCGTCGGTGCCACGGGCGCCACCGGCGAGGCCGAGGTGACCCTCACCGCCGCGAACGGCCCCGCGCACCCCGCCGCCACGCGCACCCTGCAGCTGACCGTCGTCGCACCCGCGGCCGTCTCCGCCCCCACCGAGGTGGTGGCGAGGCTGGGCGAGCCGCTCACGCCCGTGCCCGTGACCGTCAGCGGGTACCCCCGCCCCAGCTGCTCCTCACGGGGCAGCCCGCGGGCGTCCGGCTCGCGGTCGACGGCACGACCGTCGCGCTCGTCGGCACACCCGAGGTGGCGGGCCGGCACACCCTCCTGGTCTCCGCCATGA
- a CDS encoding putative Ig domain-containing protein: MNGIGVGSSAIVVLHVRSAPSADVAHGSTTLRAGGTADVALTTLGGHPVPTVTADGLPAGLDVAVDGRTVRLTGTTAAAGRHAVTLTLDNGTGPAVTVPWTVEVQEPPGLTPATGGRVLLGGTVDVPVTVSGYPEPEVSADGLPAGLALERTATGVALRGTPTGPGTSHVRLTAANGVGPAAVATYALVVEAPATVAGTGGPLAAGTRTTRALTVGGHPAPTLTTSPLPRWLTFDAAAATFTAEPTAADAGPVPPVTVTADNGVGTQTLVLAFEVTSRPTLTATGGTTRVRAGAPADVALADVVGHPRPAVTAAGLPEGLRVEVVDAAVHLRGTTSAPGPHAVLLRLDNGTGPLVEVPWTVEVETPAALTADRSVPAVRGEPVRVDVTADGWPAPVVTADGLPEGVTWEPTPTGGRLVGTPVRAGTATVTLRAANGVGAGATAQVALVVAGGLDVAASTARPAAGGAVDVRAVGLHPHEEAEIWLHSAPRLLLRTRADAAGALAVRVHLPADVPAGAHTLVVRSASGVVGGVPIEVAAVPGTATTGPSGTSSGTASGGRTDARLAATGTTTGALALTALLALAVGTASLRVRRRA; the protein is encoded by the coding sequence ATGAACGGGATCGGCGTGGGGTCGTCCGCGATCGTCGTCCTTCACGTGCGCTCCGCGCCGTCCGCCGACGTCGCGCACGGGAGCACCACCCTGCGCGCGGGCGGCACCGCCGACGTCGCGCTCACGACGCTCGGGGGCCACCCGGTGCCCACGGTCACCGCCGACGGCCTGCCCGCCGGTCTCGACGTCGCGGTGGACGGGCGCACGGTGCGCCTGACCGGCACCACCGCGGCCGCGGGACGCCACGCCGTGACCCTCACGCTCGACAACGGCACCGGCCCCGCCGTGACCGTCCCGTGGACGGTCGAGGTCCAGGAGCCCCCGGGCCTGACGCCGGCCACCGGCGGACGCGTGCTGCTCGGCGGCACGGTGGACGTCCCGGTGACCGTGTCCGGCTACCCCGAGCCCGAGGTCTCCGCCGACGGCCTCCCAGCCGGGCTCGCGCTCGAGCGCACGGCCACGGGCGTCGCGCTGCGCGGCACCCCGACCGGTCCCGGCACGTCGCACGTGCGCCTCACGGCGGCCAACGGCGTCGGCCCCGCCGCCGTCGCGACGTACGCGCTCGTGGTCGAGGCCCCCGCGACCGTCGCCGGCACCGGTGGGCCCCTCGCGGCCGGCACGCGGACGACGCGGGCGCTGACCGTCGGCGGCCACCCGGCACCGACCCTGACGACGTCCCCGCTGCCCCGCTGGCTCACGTTCGACGCGGCCGCGGCGACGTTCACGGCGGAGCCCACCGCGGCCGACGCCGGGCCCGTGCCGCCCGTCACCGTGACGGCGGACAACGGCGTGGGCACGCAGACGCTCGTGCTCGCGTTCGAGGTCACGAGCCGCCCCACGCTCACCGCCACGGGCGGCACGACCCGGGTCCGTGCCGGCGCACCGGCGGACGTCGCCCTCGCCGACGTCGTGGGGCACCCGCGCCCCGCGGTGACCGCCGCAGGGCTGCCCGAGGGGCTGCGCGTCGAGGTCGTGGACGCCGCCGTGCACCTGCGCGGCACGACGTCCGCCCCGGGACCGCACGCCGTGCTCCTGCGGCTCGACAACGGCACCGGGCCGCTCGTCGAGGTGCCGTGGACGGTCGAGGTCGAGACCCCGGCCGCCCTGACGGCGGACCGCAGCGTGCCGGCGGTGCGCGGCGAGCCGGTGCGCGTCGACGTGACCGCCGACGGCTGGCCCGCACCGGTCGTGACGGCCGACGGGCTGCCCGAGGGCGTCACGTGGGAGCCCACGCCCACGGGCGGCCGACTCGTCGGGACGCCCGTGCGGGCCGGTACCGCCACGGTGACGCTCCGCGCGGCGAACGGCGTGGGCGCCGGCGCGACCGCGCAGGTCGCGCTCGTCGTCGCCGGCGGGCTCGACGTCGCCGCGTCGACAGCGCGTCCGGCCGCGGGCGGCGCCGTGGACGTGCGCGCGGTCGGCCTGCACCCGCACGAGGAGGCCGAGATCTGGCTGCACTCCGCACCACGGCTGCTGCTGCGGACGCGGGCCGACGCGGCCGGCGCGCTGGCCGTGCGCGTCCACCTCCCCGCCGACGTCCCGGCGGGCGCGCACACGCTCGTGGTGCGCTCCGCGAGCGGCGTGGTCGGCGGCGTGCCCATCGAGGTGGCGGCTGTCCCGGGCACCGCGACGACCGGGCCCTCCGGGACGTCGTCCGGTACGGCGTCCGGCGGCCGGACGGACGCCCGGCTCGCCGCCACCGGCACGACGACAGGGGCGCTCGCCCTCACGGCGCTCCTGGCACTGGCCGTCGGCACGGCCTCCCTGCGGGTCCGTCGCCGAGCCTGA
- the rpsK gene encoding 30S ribosomal protein S11: MPPKSRTAVRKPRRKEKKNVSHGQAHIKSTFNNTIVSITDPSGAVIAWASSGQVGFKGSRKSTPFAAQLAAEAAARRAQEHGMRKVDVFVKGPGSGRETAIRSLQATGLEVGSIQDVTPQAHNGCRPPKRRRV, translated from the coding sequence ATGCCTCCCAAGTCCCGCACCGCCGTGCGCAAGCCGCGCCGCAAGGAGAAGAAGAACGTCTCCCACGGCCAGGCGCACATCAAGAGCACGTTCAACAACACGATCGTCTCCATCACGGACCCGTCGGGCGCCGTGATCGCGTGGGCGTCGTCCGGCCAGGTCGGCTTCAAGGGCTCGCGCAAGTCGACGCCGTTCGCCGCGCAGCTCGCCGCCGAGGCCGCCGCCCGCCGTGCCCAGGAGCACGGCATGCGCAAGGTCGACGTGTTCGTCAAGGGCCCGGGCTCGGGCCGTGAGACCGCGATCCGCTCGCTGCAGGCGACGGGCCTCGAGGTCGGCTCGATCCAGGACGTGACGCCGCAGGCGCACAACGGCTGCCGTCCGCCGAAGCGTCGCCGCGTCTGA
- the rpsM gene encoding 30S ribosomal protein S13 — MARLIGVDLPREKRVEIALTYIFGVGRTRAQQTLAATGISPDVRVKDLGDAELVALRDYLEGSFKLEGDLRREIAADIRRKVEIGSYEGLRHRRGLPVRGQRTKTNARTRKGPKRTVAGKKKAGRK; from the coding sequence ATGGCACGTCTCATCGGTGTCGACCTCCCCCGCGAGAAGCGGGTCGAGATCGCGCTCACCTACATCTTCGGGGTCGGGCGCACGCGCGCGCAGCAGACCCTCGCCGCCACGGGCATCAGCCCGGACGTCCGGGTCAAGGACCTGGGCGACGCCGAGCTGGTCGCGCTGCGCGACTACCTCGAGGGCAGCTTCAAGCTCGAGGGTGACCTCCGTCGCGAGATCGCCGCCGACATCCGCCGCAAGGTCGAGATCGGCAGCTACGAGGGCCTGCGTCACCGCCGCGGCCTCCCGGTGCGCGGGCAGCGCACCAAGACCAACGCGCGCACCCGCAAGGGCCCGAAGCGCACCGTCGCCGGCAAGAAGAAGGCCGGGCGCAAGTAA
- a CDS encoding DNA-directed RNA polymerase subunit alpha: MLIAQRPTLTEEVISEHRSRFSIEPLEPGFGYTLGNSLRRTLLSSIPGAAVTSIRIDGVLHEFSTVPGVKEDVTEIILNIKNLVVSSENDEPVVMYLRKQGAGEVTAADIVPPAGVEVHNPELHLATLNDKGKLEIELTVERGRGYVSANQNKSLDAEIGRIPVDSIYSPVLKVTYKVEATRVEQRTDFDKLIVDVETKPAISPRDALASAGKTLVELFGLARELNVEAEGIEIGPSPTDAALAADLALPIEDLQLTIRSYNCLKREGIHTVGELVARSEADLLDIRNFGAKSITEVKEKLAELGLTLKDSPLDFDPTASGAYYGDDETDFVEDEQY, from the coding sequence GTGCTCATCGCACAGCGTCCCACCCTGACCGAAGAGGTCATCTCGGAGCACCGCTCGCGGTTCTCCATCGAGCCGCTCGAGCCCGGCTTCGGCTACACCCTCGGCAACTCCCTGCGCCGCACGCTCCTGTCGTCCATCCCGGGCGCCGCCGTCACGTCCATCCGGATCGACGGTGTGCTGCACGAGTTCTCGACGGTGCCGGGCGTCAAGGAGGACGTCACCGAGATCATCCTCAACATCAAGAACCTCGTCGTCTCCTCGGAGAACGACGAGCCCGTCGTGATGTACCTGCGCAAGCAGGGCGCGGGTGAGGTCACGGCCGCGGACATCGTGCCGCCGGCCGGCGTCGAGGTGCACAACCCCGAGCTGCACCTGGCCACCCTGAACGACAAGGGCAAGCTCGAGATCGAGCTCACGGTCGAGCGCGGCCGCGGCTACGTGTCGGCGAACCAGAACAAGTCGCTCGACGCGGAGATCGGCCGGATCCCGGTCGACTCGATCTACTCGCCCGTGCTCAAGGTGACCTACAAGGTCGAGGCGACGCGTGTCGAGCAGCGGACCGACTTCGACAAGCTCATCGTCGACGTCGAGACGAAGCCGGCGATCAGCCCGCGCGACGCGCTGGCCTCGGCCGGCAAGACGCTCGTCGAGCTGTTCGGTCTCGCCCGCGAGCTGAACGTCGAGGCCGAGGGCATCGAGATCGGCCCGTCGCCGACGGACGCGGCCCTCGCCGCGGACCTGGCGCTGCCGATCGAGGACCTGCAGCTGACGATCCGCTCGTACAACTGCCTCAAGCGCGAGGGCATCCACACGGTGGGTGAGCTCGTGGCGCGGTCGGAGGCCGACCTGCTCGACATCCGCAACTTCGGTGCGAAGTCCATCACCGAGGTCAAGGAGAAGCTGGCCGAGCTGGGCCTCACGCTCAAGGACAGCCCGCTGGACTTCGACCCCACCGCGTCGGGCGCCTACTACGGGGACGACGAGACCGACTTCGTCGAGGACGAGCAGTACTGA
- the rplQ gene encoding 50S ribosomal protein L17 has translation MPTPTKGPRLGGSPAHERLILANLATALFEHKRITTTEAKAKRLRPLAERLITFAKRGDLHARRRVLTVVRDKGVVHTLFTEIAPTVADRQGGYTRITKIGPRKGDNAPMAVIELVLEPLSPKQAVVKEATRAAEKAAPAPAAPADEPVEEPTAETTDEASADAPAEETQADKA, from the coding sequence ATGCCCACGCCCACCAAGGGTCCCCGGCTCGGTGGCAGCCCGGCGCACGAGCGGCTGATCCTCGCGAACCTCGCGACGGCGCTGTTCGAGCACAAGCGCATCACGACGACCGAGGCCAAGGCCAAGCGCCTGCGCCCGCTCGCGGAGCGCCTCATCACGTTCGCCAAGCGCGGCGACCTGCACGCGCGTCGTCGCGTGCTGACGGTCGTCCGTGACAAGGGCGTCGTGCACACGCTGTTCACGGAGATCGCGCCGACCGTGGCCGACCGCCAGGGCGGCTACACGCGCATCACGAAGATCGGCCCCCGCAAGGGCGACAACGCGCCGATGGCCGTGATCGAGCTCGTCCTCGAGCCGCTCTCGCCGAAGCAGGCCGTCGTCAAGGAGGCCACGCGCGCCGCCGAGAAGGCCGCCCCGGCCCCCGCCGCGCCGGCCGACGAGCCGGTCGAGGAGCCGACGGCCGAGACCACGGACGAGGCGTCCGCCGACGCCCCGGCCGAGGAGACGCAGGCCGACAAGGCCTGA